The Bos indicus isolate NIAB-ARS_2022 breed Sahiwal x Tharparkar chromosome 28, NIAB-ARS_B.indTharparkar_mat_pri_1.0, whole genome shotgun sequence genome has a window encoding:
- the RASGEF1A gene encoding ras-GEF domain-containing family member 1A isoform X2: MPQTSVVFSSILGPSCSGQGQPGMGERGGGAGGSGDLIFQDGRLISGSLEALMEHLVPTVDYYPDRTYIFTFLLSSRVFIPPHDLLARVGQLCVEQRQQLEAGSEKAKLKSFSAKIVQLLKEWTEAFPFDFQDEKAMAELKAITHRVTQCDEENGTVKKAISQMTQSLLLSLAARSQLQELREKLRSPAMDKGPVLKAKPPAAQKDILGVCCDPLVLAQQLTHIELERVSSIHPEDLMQIVSHMDSRDKHRCRGDMTKTYSLEAYDNWFNCLSMLVATEVCRVVKKKHRTRMLEFFIDVARECFNIGNFNSMMAIISGMNLSPVARLKKTWSKVKTAKFDVLEHHMDPSSNFCNYRTALQGATQRSQTANSSREKIVIPVFNLFVKDIYFLHKIHTNHLPNGHINFKKFWEISRQIHEFMTWTQVECPFEKDKKIQSYLLTAPIYSEEALFIASFESEGPENHMEKDSWKTLRTTLLNRA; encoded by the exons ATGCCCCAGACGTCCGTGGTCTTCTCCAGCATCCTCGGGCCCAGCTGTAGTGGACAGGGGCAGCCCGGCATGGGGGAGCGAGGCGGTGGGGCCGGCGGCTCTGGGGACCTCATCTTCCAAGATGGACGTCTCATCTCGGGGTCCCTGGAGGCCCTGATGGAGCACCTGGTCCCCACAGTGGACTATTACCCTGAC AGGACGTACATCTTCACGTTTCTCCTGAGCTCCCGGGTCTTCATCCCCCCTCATGACCTGCTGGCCCGCGTGGGGCAGCTCTGCGTGGAGCAGAGGCAGCAGCTGGAGGCTGGGTCCGAGAAG GCCAAGCTGAAGTCCTTCTCAGCCAAGATCGTGCAGCTGCTTAAGGAGTGGACGGAGGCCTTCCCCTTTGACTTCCAGGACGAGAAGGCCATGGCTGAGTTGAAGGCCATCACCCATCGGGTTACCCAGTGTGATGAG gaGAAcggcactgtgaagaaggccatCTCCCAGATGACGCAGAGCCTGCTGCTGTCCCTGGCTGCCCGGAGCCAGCTTCAGGAGCTGCGGGAGAAGCTCCGCTCACCGGCCATGGACAAAGGGCCCGTCCTCAAGGCCAAGCCTCCAGCTGCTCAGAAGGACATCCTGGGTGTGTGCTGCGACCCCCTGGTGCTGGCCCAGCAGCTGACACATATCGAGCTG GAGAGAGTCAGCAGCATCCACCCTGAAGACTTGATGCAGATTGTCAGCCACATGGACTCCCGGGACAAGCACAGG TGCCGAGGGGACATGACCAAGACGTACAGCCTGGAGGCCTATGACAACTGGTTCAACTGCCTCAGCATGCTGGTGGCCACCGAGGTGTGCCGG GTAGTGAAGAAGAAGCACCGGACCCGCATGCTGGAGTTCTTCATTGACGTGGCCCGAGAGTGCTTCAACATCGGCAACTTCAACTCCATGATGGCCATCATCT CTGGCATGAACCTCAGTCCTGTGGCGAGGCTGAAGAAAACGTGGTCCAAGGTTAAGACAGCAAAGTTCGACGTCTTGGAG CACCACATGGACCCGTCCAGCAATTTCTGCAACTACCGGACAGCCCTGCAGGGGGCCACGCAGAGGTCCCAGACAGCCAACAGCAGCCGGGAGAAGATCGTCATCCCCGTGTTCAACCTTTTCGTCAAGGACATCTACTTCCTGCACAAAATCCACACCAACCACCTGCCCAATGGACACATTAACTTCAAG AAATTTTGGGAGATCTCCAGGCAGATCCATGAGTTCATGACATGGACACAGGTGGAGTGTCCCTTTGAGAAGGACAAGAAGATTCAGAGTTATCTGCTGACGGCTCCAATCTACAGCGAAGAAG CTCTCTTCATCGCCTCCTTTGAAAGTGAAGGTCCAGAAAACCACATGGAAAAGGACAGCTGGAAGACCCTCAG GACCACTCTCCTTAACAGAGCCTGA
- the RASGEF1A gene encoding ras-GEF domain-containing family member 1A isoform X1 yields MFLEPQETMPQTSVVFSSILGPSCSGQGQPGMGERGGGAGGSGDLIFQDGRLISGSLEALMEHLVPTVDYYPDRTYIFTFLLSSRVFIPPHDLLARVGQLCVEQRQQLEAGSEKAKLKSFSAKIVQLLKEWTEAFPFDFQDEKAMAELKAITHRVTQCDEENGTVKKAISQMTQSLLLSLAARSQLQELREKLRSPAMDKGPVLKAKPPAAQKDILGVCCDPLVLAQQLTHIELERVSSIHPEDLMQIVSHMDSRDKHRCRGDMTKTYSLEAYDNWFNCLSMLVATEVCRVVKKKHRTRMLEFFIDVARECFNIGNFNSMMAIISGMNLSPVARLKKTWSKVKTAKFDVLEHHMDPSSNFCNYRTALQGATQRSQTANSSREKIVIPVFNLFVKDIYFLHKIHTNHLPNGHINFKKFWEISRQIHEFMTWTQVECPFEKDKKIQSYLLTAPIYSEEALFIASFESEGPENHMEKDSWKTLRTTLLNRA; encoded by the exons GAAACTATGCCCCAGACGTCCGTGGTCTTCTCCAGCATCCTCGGGCCCAGCTGTAGTGGACAGGGGCAGCCCGGCATGGGGGAGCGAGGCGGTGGGGCCGGCGGCTCTGGGGACCTCATCTTCCAAGATGGACGTCTCATCTCGGGGTCCCTGGAGGCCCTGATGGAGCACCTGGTCCCCACAGTGGACTATTACCCTGAC AGGACGTACATCTTCACGTTTCTCCTGAGCTCCCGGGTCTTCATCCCCCCTCATGACCTGCTGGCCCGCGTGGGGCAGCTCTGCGTGGAGCAGAGGCAGCAGCTGGAGGCTGGGTCCGAGAAG GCCAAGCTGAAGTCCTTCTCAGCCAAGATCGTGCAGCTGCTTAAGGAGTGGACGGAGGCCTTCCCCTTTGACTTCCAGGACGAGAAGGCCATGGCTGAGTTGAAGGCCATCACCCATCGGGTTACCCAGTGTGATGAG gaGAAcggcactgtgaagaaggccatCTCCCAGATGACGCAGAGCCTGCTGCTGTCCCTGGCTGCCCGGAGCCAGCTTCAGGAGCTGCGGGAGAAGCTCCGCTCACCGGCCATGGACAAAGGGCCCGTCCTCAAGGCCAAGCCTCCAGCTGCTCAGAAGGACATCCTGGGTGTGTGCTGCGACCCCCTGGTGCTGGCCCAGCAGCTGACACATATCGAGCTG GAGAGAGTCAGCAGCATCCACCCTGAAGACTTGATGCAGATTGTCAGCCACATGGACTCCCGGGACAAGCACAGG TGCCGAGGGGACATGACCAAGACGTACAGCCTGGAGGCCTATGACAACTGGTTCAACTGCCTCAGCATGCTGGTGGCCACCGAGGTGTGCCGG GTAGTGAAGAAGAAGCACCGGACCCGCATGCTGGAGTTCTTCATTGACGTGGCCCGAGAGTGCTTCAACATCGGCAACTTCAACTCCATGATGGCCATCATCT CTGGCATGAACCTCAGTCCTGTGGCGAGGCTGAAGAAAACGTGGTCCAAGGTTAAGACAGCAAAGTTCGACGTCTTGGAG CACCACATGGACCCGTCCAGCAATTTCTGCAACTACCGGACAGCCCTGCAGGGGGCCACGCAGAGGTCCCAGACAGCCAACAGCAGCCGGGAGAAGATCGTCATCCCCGTGTTCAACCTTTTCGTCAAGGACATCTACTTCCTGCACAAAATCCACACCAACCACCTGCCCAATGGACACATTAACTTCAAG AAATTTTGGGAGATCTCCAGGCAGATCCATGAGTTCATGACATGGACACAGGTGGAGTGTCCCTTTGAGAAGGACAAGAAGATTCAGAGTTATCTGCTGACGGCTCCAATCTACAGCGAAGAAG CTCTCTTCATCGCCTCCTTTGAAAGTGAAGGTCCAGAAAACCACATGGAAAAGGACAGCTGGAAGACCCTCAG GACCACTCTCCTTAACAGAGCCTGA